Genomic window (Nymphaea colorata isolate Beijing-Zhang1983 chromosome 1, ASM883128v2, whole genome shotgun sequence):
ATACTTCACAGTACCTAAAACATGGCTTTGCCCAATTTACCACTTAAATTCCTTGACAAAGAACAGATCTGCCGGCTTTGGTTCTATGTCGTTAGTTGCCTTAAACTTAGGGAGCCTGTGTCTAACTTGCTTTCAAacttcttttgtcattttacttGGGAGAAACCGCCTCTTccattttaacttgttttgggCCTAAGTGAACTTATGTCACATTATTTAACTCAGATGTCATGCTTGCGACGTTTGCATCTTCTTAAAAAATAGCAGAGCAGTAACGCATTGTGTAACCTCGATGGCGGGAGTCAAACTTCCAAGCCCAAAACCAAAAGGTATCAAGCCCAAAACCAAAAGGTATGATAGggtttcttgtaattttttttcttgttcttacCTGTTAAAGGTTCCACATCACATGACCGATCTTTTTGCATTCGACAAAGGACCATCCTCTCCTGTTTTGCCTTTGCATTCTCCATTAGAAATTGAACATCTAGTTCTCATGCCTTCTGGCCTAGAGGTTTTACGGGGTTGTAGACTCTGCCTCATGCATGCACTTGCGTTTGAGACATAACTCTTGTCATGACCCAGCCCACTCTTACATCAAGCTCGGGCTCGGGCTCAGGGTTTGATAGATACAACCCATCCCCTAATAGTTTTGATTCCAAcctaaaaaagaataagaactaagacaaccaatcacttaacaatcCTCTTTACAAgccttttaagatttttttacaatcttatgtacaagactaaactttgaGAGCGTTACAAGCCACTACCTTAAAGCACATGCATCCGGCATATACCATATAGGACCTTAGGTCCACGTACCTTAGCAGTTTCAGtcacaataaaaaaagattaaaaatcaaaacaatcaatcacTTGACAACCTTCTTTATAAATCTTTTAAGATTATTCACAATGTAagatatgagactaaactttttaaaGTAGGGCGTTACAATCCTTAAGGCATACATGTCCACGCTTGTCCTGAACCAGCTTTAATACCAATGTAATGGTCAAGTTGGTAGATTTCAACACATCCTCTAATAGCTTTGGTTTCAATCCCAAAAAAGCTATAAACCATAACTAATCACTTAACAACCTCTTTTATAAGTCTCTTCAGATTCTTCATAATTTTAGATAATTTTAGATACGATATTAAACTTTTAGGGTATTACAACTCTAACCGACCAACAAGATATTTTTTGCTTCAGCTAAGCAAAGAGACTTGAGTTAATGAAACAACCATAAGTGGTGAGCAAAGGGAGAGAGCCTTGAATCAAATTGGATTCTGTCACCAGCCTTTTTCCCAAGGCGATGTGTGGGTCAGATGCGGTGGTAGGAGAGTCGCCGAGGTTAATCTGTCAAGTGGGAACGTTCGTTAATTAATTGGCCTTCATACTCTAGTCGACGAACAAAAAGGACTTTTAATGATGAAGCTTACTTATCCTTATTTCCCTTTTGTTTCTTGCCTACCGTTTCCTTCAATCTTTTGACTGAAACAACACAAAGTGGTAGATGAAGTATCGAAgctttaaaaacaaaatgatagTCTTCAGGGTGTCAGGTAGAGAGTACTGTAGGAGAGGAAATAGTTAATAGTTGAGCCGCTTCCTAACAATCATTACTCCAAAATTCATTCCAGCAAGGAATGAATGCATTTTGTACGTTCCACATTCAAAGAGACAAGCTTACGTTAGGAAcgagccctctctctctctctctctctctcacacacacacacacacacacacacacaaagaaggaagaaaaccCACGAGGATCTTAATGTGGTTGGGATACCAAAGTTCGCTTACATCCATCGCTAAGGTTTTTTCACCAACTCAGAATAGAGAATATAAGAGATAACCACCGCTCTTCAACATGAGAATTAGAGAGACACTACAAAAATGGCAAAACTTCCATAATGTGCTTATAAAATTTCAAGGAAATTAAGGAAACCTATTAAATAGCGATCATACTCCACACTAAACAGCTTATACTTCTCCGCCGCAGCTATGCCGAGAACAGAAGCAACTTAGGACCCATACAACAATGAAATAGCAAGAGAAGGGCTATTCTTCTCACACAGACACATCAGGAgcactctctctccccttccaAGGACCAACTGTTTTATAAGGAAGGCCAACACTGGACCTAGCATTCTCAATTGGGGCTCTATTTGCGAAGAGGCAGCCTGATGCGGTTCATGCACTTGGAAAAATCTTCGCCAGATTACTGTAATGATAGTCAGCTGGCAGGTTAGCTGTGGTTGGAGGTTATGCATGTAGGAGTGGAAGTGAACAGAAAAGTGACATCCCCTTGAATCAGGAATTTACTTCCCCTCCCTACAAGGCATCAAAGCATCTCAGGACTTGGCATAAGTTATTCATGGATTAAACACAGGAAAATCTATGCAAGCcaaattttgcaaagaaaatatTACACAAACTCCTCTCCATGGATTCTGTTTCATTCTCAACAGTCATGTCAGCGAGACAACAAGGTCAAAATTTCTGACGACATGGCAGTAACTTTTTTGTTACTTATCCACTTCTTAATGCTTTTATCCAGTCGATTTCAAGCTTAAAATCTCCAGGCCCAGATTTGGTGCCAGGAACACCTCCTTCAGCATTAACAGATAATGACATTCCAACAACACGGGAGGGATTCATTTCCAACCTTGCATCTACTATGTTTCCTCTCCATGTGGGTAGGTAGCTAGCAAGTGGAATCTGAAGCAAACAAAAGCCAACAGAAGTCTATCAAAAGCCAACAAAGTCAATCTGAAGAATAGAAGACTGCCAATAACTCATCCTCATATTGGCTCAACAACCTCGTTTTATGattattttcttcaataaaacATCATAACATTCCATAACTCAGCTTACCCTCTTCTCATTCTAAAGTGATTTGTAATTACCATTAGTTAGTTAGCAACACAAGCCAGCCAGGATCCAAAAACTTACCTTTGCAATGTACCAGTTACCTCTGGGGAGAACCACAAAAGCTTGCCATGTATTATCCTCTAACTGACCAGGGGCATTAATCCAATTCTCTGTATAGATCTAGCATTCACCAAACCAATTTATGGATATGAATCAAGATCATTTACAATCAAGAATTTTGCACAGTGAGAGTTATAGTGGGGTACATACGGTAGATATGTAGCATCGGCCATCTCCCTTCAGCTTAAAGGCCAAAGTGTCATAAGGATCCAAATCAATGAAGCCATCAAACTGCACAAGATGTTTTCAAATGAACCATCTAAAGAAAAGTTAGCAATCATTCTCTGTTTAACAATAAATTGTGTAGATTGTTACGATCTTCATAACAATGAGACTTATTTCAAGCTAAAACAGAAGTCACAAACATCATAGCCAACATTAAGAAAAGCTGGAAAAGACACCATATTGACTAAGTATGGAGTTCCTTCAAGTGACACTGAAATctaaagaaaacaacataaCCTGGTTTCCTGTTAAAGAGACGCAAGAAGCTGAACAAATGCAACAAATCAGTTATGAATGTCACATTTAGATCCCTCCAATTGTTAACACGACATACTGGATATAACATTCTTTGATTAAAGAACTAAAAAGTTTCCAGTCCCATTGGTATGAGACAGTTGTCCATTCATAGCGTGGCGATCAAGCACATCTAAGTAGAGAAGGTAAATGCAATAGCAGTTTATGCTAAAAAAGAATGCAAAGGACATTCTTTCCCATTCTAACAATCACATAAATTTACATCACTCTAGTGACTAATCCATGATGGAAGCAATCACAATATCTTAATTTAGCTGGTAAGTACTTGGGCACACATGGAAACCACTACGGGTAATGCTCCTATATTCATATGCTGAGAGATGGCATATTTAGAGATGGATACAAGCTGACACTCTTACATTCACCACTGTTGAAACAATTGAATCGTGAGAACAGTAGAATACGAAGAcaaatgtaacgtggaaaaaccctggACTCGAGGGAAAAAACCATGATGGAGATCTCCGACGCCCACTAGCAGCGggtctatctctctctcttagtttTTATTCACAACTTGAAATAAGGGTTACAAAGGCTTAAATAGAGCTCAACATGAACAACGGGTCGGACAGGGTCCAGACCCACACCCAAACATACAAACACGTCAACAACCACAATGGTTGAATGATATAGCTAAAATGTGGGGCACATAATCCTCTTCTGgttagaagaaagaaagagtgagGGGGTATGGACGGCAGTATGTATAGATCTACGCCTGGTTGtgataaaagtaaaacaattaAGCAATAAACCCAATTAGTTAGCATTAGTACACTATACTGTGGCTAACAGATTGAACACTCACCTTCTTAGATCTCATTCCACAAAAGCCACTTCGGTTCATTCTCCATCTGGAACCATCAGATACTTCAGAAGAAAGATTGCCGGAAAATATACCTTCCGAATAGATATAATTCAGAGGTGTCAGAAATGTAAGTCCTGAGACCACAAGAAGTAGAGTGATAGAAATTCCAAAACCATTCTCCTGGCTATGAAAAGGTGTTCTAAGAGAAACCCTTCATCTCCAGAATTACAGGACAAACAAGGTGCCGAGTAAGATCAAACTGCAGTACTTTCAACTGAAGAACTTTAACATATAAAGCAATAACAATGTTCGTACCACCCAAATCAAGTATGTTTCCCAAAAAAAGGAGTGTAGTTGAGTAGTTCAAAATAGCTGGTCATGGATACCGGTAACAGTTGTGGAATGTCATGAGCAAACAATAGCTAGTTAACTTCTAATAGacagaaggaaatgaaagattatATCTACAACGACCTCAGCTAATGACTGTGTTCATGTGCAAAGAACAATAGCAGACACAAGCTTCCATCTGCATTTCACAAGGGCATGATTCAAATCATTTTACAGCCCTGGAGAGAATTTAAAGTATTTTAATTGCTCAATCAAGAAGTGCCTTTCCATCTCACCATCTCACTCCCCTCACAAAGAAGTCCACCATTTCAGTGTCACCATTGGTGTTGTCTTGACTGGTTAGATCacagattttcaaatttttgtggTGACCCATAGATAATTCAGTTCTGAACCCAGAACAGAATGCATTAATAGGACTTGGCCATTTACTAGGTTGACATATTTTGGAACTTCCATCAGTGTTACCTGAAACACTTTTTGAACAGCCTGATACAGCCTTATATGGGCCAAATTAATACAGTAGATGTCACCAAcagattttttcttcttgtaaaacAATCCACTTCCAATATGGATTGAAGACGTTGACCTTATTAAACAAAGCAAACAAGATAGCAGCTGGTAAATTTTAGACCAGAGTGGATTCATTGAGCATATCTAACTCTTTATGATCTAGACTTTTgtgagaaaaatatttaagtccaatttttgacaaaaccttgttgtgcatttttccctctattttttattctttattaaGAATACTTGCATTTCAATGCTTCAAATTCATTTTAGGCTCATCCATGTTTAAAGCACTCCAATATCTCTCAATTATTTGCAGACGATATCATTTACTCCTCACATAATTCACATTACCAGCTATTTGTTGCTTGATGACTGACATGGCTAAGTTTATAGGGAATCAACTTACAATAAAAATACATAGTATATCTGACTGCTGCACCTAAATTCTGCAGTTGTTTTTCATGACTGAAATGGCAAACGTTCACTGACATGATCTCTGACTAACATGATCTGACTTGTGAAAGAGAAGAGGTTCCTAAAATAGTGAAAATTATCCGAGAAAGACAAAACAGAGGGGCCATCGAAGCATACCATTTAGACCATTCTCTGCATCTTTGACCTCCAACGAAGCTGACGATAGACCTGATAAACGATTCCAAGCCCCATGAGCATAGTAACAGTGATTTCATAAGATTTTCTCCATTCCTAATTTTCAACTGAATGGTTTTTTCAGTAATCTTGTCTTAGAGAAGGTAATGATCAATTCATCACATACAGAAGTCCACGCCAAAATGGATAAAGAGGTAAAGTCATCCAGCTAAATTATCCATGGTTCACTTGCTCCAATTCTTTAGCAGGAAACTAATGTTAAAATAATAGCTTCAAGAATGAACATACAAAAAAGTTTCGTTTTCGACATTTTTAGACTATAGAATGTTCCGCCTTTGGAGATCTACTCATCATCACATAAGTTGATGCAACATATTGCAGCTACAGACAGTAAACCGAGTCACATCAACTTAAATTCTCACTAGCAGAAATCTGAACAAGATCACATCCCTCACTATACCATAAACCAGCATGTGGCCAGAGTTAAACAAGTTGCTGGCTTTTAAAGGCATTGTGCTCTAACTTTTACATTTCATTTAAGGACCTACCTAAAAATTTCAGATTATTCGATTGTCATCTTCAAGGACACAGATCAAGTAAACCAAGCAGGCCACATCGTCTAAGTATTAATTAAATCAGGATGAGTAAGTGAGATGACTTATTCGAGCTTCAAGAATTCAAGCTCTATTCGTGCTTGCCGCAAGCTACACCGAGCTCCCAACTGGCTCATGGAAAATAGGGAAAAAGAAATTCTTCAGTGGGATCATGTGAATTTGCCCAATGTCCTTCGCCATCAAAAGCTTTCTGCAACGTGGTTTCCCTTTCAACCTATTCCTCGTTCGTTCTTCAGCAAGAACTTCAGAAACAAAGGGCGTATGTCATAATGTTACAACGCTAACCATTTCATGCATAACCTGTTTGGAGCCTCTCAGGCGTCCAAGTGTCTGGCATCAATCAGATGCCGCATAGATTTCTCATTTGGCAAGGTCGTCGTCTAACATAAGAATTTAGTTGGCTGGAGTGTACAACACCCTTAACACGGTAAGACGGTGGATTAGGGTTTGGAATATGAAGGCGACCAGAATTCACGTGAAAAGGAAGTCAAGAAAACGGGAAGGCTCGAATCACAAAGGAAGCAGCCAAATAAACACTTAAACAGGAACTGCATCCTCAAAACAACCTGAGGGAGCTAGTCGACAGGATTTGTCGAAACATCAACACGAAAAAACCAGTTACCACAAGATCGACAAAGCTAGAGAAACGAATTGAAGGAAGAACGGACGCACCGCCATACTCCGAATCAGAATAGAGGTGCCATCTTTTCAAATCCTCCTTCGAGCTGAAGCTAAAAACGCACATCTCTTGTGGAGGCATCAGCTCTTCCAGATTCCATGTCAACGCTGCAATTGGACAGCCAAACAAAACACAACTTATGCAGTAACATAACAAGAGAAAACCGGAGAAATCGGGAGACCATTCACTCCGCCTCAATTGGACAAGGAGCAGAGAGCGCAAAATCGGTCATTCTTTTACCCAACAGAATGAGCAAGTACCTCTTTTAGTGGCGTTAATGGAAGCGTTCCACAGAGCTCTGATCCTCGACATCTTCTGCGAATCAGGCGCTAGATATACATACCCAATCTTGGGGCAATCCTCTCGGGCGCTTCTCAATTTGATCGATGCCAGTCAAAAGCTCTTCTGGTTGGACGCAGCCGCCCGTGCTTCCGGAGTGTGGGTTTGTGTGGGAGCGAGGGATGCCAGTCTAACGTTTCCAGGTAAGGGTAGGACCCCAAAATCGGGGCACTCGTGGCCAGCGACGGGCGGACGCTCGTCTTCCGTGATGTGGTGGTTCGTGGCAAAGGAACCAACCGACTGACTGGAGCCGACCATGGGGAGCCGCAGCAGCACCCAAAGAAACAAGATCCAAACGAAAAAAAGTATTAGGCGTCCCCGTCCCGGACCGGAAGGAAACAGGTACTTGAAAGCCGTCCCTCACTCGGTCGGTCAGAAGGAACCCATAAACCAAGCCCAACCTGGTTAGCCTTGGGGTCGCTCGCTCGGTCGCTGGGGCCTCGGGACGGTTGGGGGCGTCGGAGCCCCTCGGCCTGCACACGTGGTACGGGGGCGGGGGTCCGGGGACGGACAGATTTTGTGCCTCTCCCGCTTTTTTCGCTTTACACCCGTCGCCCCTGCTTTTCCCCGCATCTCTCACGGGAGGGGAAAACGCCCTATGCGTTCCCctggtcttcttcttcttcttcttcagataAAAGCCGGTTGGTTCCTTCAGACGGTTTTTCGTGATCTTCAGCCCTATCGGTTTCCATCAGAACCTTAACCTCTCTCTTCCTTATGCCGATGCGTTTTCATACTCGCCCCCTTCTCCCCCATATATCCAAAACCCGATGTAAATTCCACCTGCTTTTAGGTCATTAATAATGCTCTGTCCTTCACCTGCATTCTCGGTACTTCGCTCATGGCTTCGCGATTATGATAGGATCCAATCGGTCGCTGTCTTTCTCATTTACGTTCAGGTAACTCCAATCGCTTTCAATCCTTTGTAGGGTCTAGAATTTCGATCATTTTGTATTGTTTCCTGATTTCGCGCTTGGATGCTATCGAGCTGGGGACTGTTCAAGTGATCCTTCCTCATTGTGCGGTTTCTGCTTTTCCACTGGCGGTACAGATTGGTTGTTCTCTGATCGGATCCGTTGGAGCTCTCTACAATGGTGTATTGCTGATTAACCTGGCAGTGTCCCTGTTCGCACTCGTTGCCATCGAGAGCAGCAGCCAGAGCCTTGGACGCACCTATGCCGTTCTTTTGGTTTGTGCTATCGTGCTCGACGTTGCCTGGTTCGTCCTCTTCTTCCGGGAAATATGGTATGCAGATATTTGGA
Coding sequences:
- the LOC116254518 gene encoding probable complex I intermediate-associated protein 30 isoform X1; its protein translation is MSRIRALWNASINATKRALTWNLEELMPPQEMCVFSFSSKEDLKRWHLYSDSEYGGLSSASLEVKDAENGLNGLTFLTPLNYIYSEGIFSGNLSSEVSDGSRWRMNRSGFCGMRSKKFDGFIDLDPYDTLAFKLKGDGRCYISTIYTENWINAPGQLEDNTWQAFVVLPRGNWYIAKIPLASYLPTWRGNIVDARLEMNPSRVVGMSLSVNAEGGVPGTKSGPGDFKLEIDWIKALRSG
- the LOC116254518 gene encoding probable complex I intermediate-associated protein 30 isoform X3 — protein: MSRIRALWNASINATKRALTWNLEELMPPQEMCVFSFSSKEDLKRWHLYSDSEYGGLSSASLEVKDAENGLNGIFSGNLSSEVSDGSRWRMNRSGFCGMRSKKFDGFIDLDPYDTLAFKLKGDGRCYISTIYTENWINAPGQLEDNTWQAFVVLPRGNWYIAKTSVGFCLLQIPLASYLPTWRGNIVDARLEMNPSRVVGMSLSVNAEGGVPGTKSGPGDFKLEIDWIKALRSG
- the LOC116254518 gene encoding probable complex I intermediate-associated protein 30 isoform X2: MSRIRALWNASINATKRALTWNLEELMPPQEMCVFSFSSKEDLKRWHLYSDSEYGGLSSASLEVKDAENGLNGIFSGNLSSEVSDGSRWRMNRSGFCGMRSKKFDGFIDLDPYDTLAFKLKGDGRCYISTIYTENWINAPGQLEDNTWQAFVVLPRGNWYIAKIPLASYLPTWRGNIVDARLEMNPSRVVGMSLSVNAEGGVPGTKSGPGDFKLEIDWIKALRSG